A stretch of the Medicago truncatula cultivar Jemalong A17 chromosome 5, MtrunA17r5.0-ANR, whole genome shotgun sequence genome encodes the following:
- the LOC11432311 gene encoding 3-hydroxy-3-methylglutaryl-coenzyme A reductase 1: protein MDLHRRPPQTTTGAVATNPHSHRLKSRSPLPSPKASDALPLPLYLTNTIFFTLFFAVAYYLLHRWRDKIRSSTPLHVVNFTELAAIVSLIASFIYLLGFFGIDFVQSFATRASHDGWDLDDTVITTTTTTTTNQPLRKLTSPEPSLCSEEDNSIVNSVVEGTIPSYSLESQLGDCFRAAAIRREALQRTSGRSLEGLPLEGFDYEAILGQCCEMPVGYIQIPVGVAGPLLLDGFEYTVPMATTEGCLVASTNRGCKAIYVSGGAESVVLRDAMSRAPVVRFSTAKRASQLKFFLEDPLNSDTLAVVFNRSSRFARLLGIQCAMAGKNLYMRFTCSTGDAMGMNMVSKGVQNVLDFLRNDFPDMDVIGISGNYCSDKKPAAVNWIEGRGKSVVCEAIIKEDVVKKVLKTKVAALVELNMLKNLAGSAVAGTLGGFNAHASNIVSAIFIATGQDPAQNVESSHCITMMEAVNDGRDLHISVTMPSIEVGTVGGGTQLASQSACLNMLGVKGASKEEPGSNSRLLATIVAGAVLAGELSLMSAIASGQLVKSHMKYNRSCKDVTKISS from the exons ATGGACCTCCATCGCCGGCCGCCGCAAACCACCACCGGCGCCGTCGCGACCAACCCTCATTCCCACCGTCTCAAATCACGTTCCCCTCTACCATCACCAAAAGCCTCCGATGCTCTCCCTCTACCTCTCTACCTCACCAACACCATCTTCTTCACGCTCTTCTTCGCCGTCGCGTATTATCTCCTCCACAGATGGCGTGACAAGATCCGTAGTTCCACTCCCCTTCATGTCGTCAATTTCACCGAACTCGCCGCCATTGTTTCCCTCATCGCTTCTTTCATCTACCTTCTAGGTTTCTTCGGTATCGATTTCGTTCAATCGTTTGCTACACGCGCTTCTCATGATGGTTGGGACCTCGATGACACCGTCATCACcactaccaccaccaccaccaccaatcaGCCTCTCCGCAAACTCACCTCACCTGAACCCTCATTATGTTCAGAGGAAGATAATTCAATTGTAAACTCCGTCGTAGAAGGTACGATACCTTCCTACTCACTCGAATCACAGCTCGGAGATTGTTTCCGAGCCGCGGCAATTCGTCGTGAAGCTTTACAACGAACATCAGGAAGATCTTTAGAAGGTTTACCATTAGAAGGATTTGATTACGAAGCGATTTTAGGGCAGTGTTGTGAAATGCCGGTAGGGTATATTCAAATTCCGGTGGGTGTGGCGGGACCATTGTTGTTGGATGGATTTGAATACACTGTTCCAATGGCGACTACAGAAGGGTGTTTGGTTGCTAGTACTAATAGAGGGTGTAAAGCTATATATGTTTCTGGTGGTGCTGAGAGTGTTGTTTTGAGAGATGCTATGTCCAGAGCACCTGTTGTTAGATTTTCTACTGCTAAAAGAGCTTCTCAGTTGAAGTTTTTCTTGGAGGATCCTTTGAATTCTGATACATTGGCTGTTGTTTTCAACAG GTCGAGTAGATTTGCCAGGCTGCTAGGTATTCAGTGTGCTATGGCTGGGAAGAATCTTTATATGAGATTTACATGTAGTACGGGTGATGCCATGGGGATGAACATGGTCTCCAAAGGGGTGCAGAACGTTCTTGATTTCCTTCGAAATGATTTCCCTGACATGGATGTTATTGGCATATCAG GAAATTATTGTTCGGATAAGAAACCTGCCGCAGTTAATTGGATTGAGGGACGCGGGAAATCAGTTGTTTGTGAAGCAATTATCAAAGAAGATGTGGTGAAGAAGGTATTGAAGACCAAGGTGGCTGCCCTAGTGGAGCTAAACATGCTCAAAAACCTTGCTGGTTCTGCTGTTGCTGGCACTCTTGGTGGATTCAATGCCCATGCTAGTAACATTGTTTCTGCCATTTTTATAGCCACTGGTCAAGATCCAGCTCAAAATGTTGAAAGTTCCCATTGCATAACAATGATGGAAGCCGTAAATGATGGGAGAGACCTTCATATTTCAGTGACAATGCCATCCATTGAG GTGGGTACGGTAGGGGGTGGGACACAACTTGCATCTCAATCTGCTTGCTTGAACATGCTTGGTGTGAAGGGTGCAAGCAAGGAGGAACCAGGATCAAACTCGAGACTCTTGGCAACCATTGTTGCTGGAGCTGTTTTAGCTGGCGAGCTGTCTCTGATGTCTGCCATTGCTTCAGGGCAACTAGTCAAAAGCCACATGAAATACAACAGATCATGCAAAGATGTAACTAAAATTTCATCTTGA